In the genome of Primulina tabacum isolate GXHZ01 chromosome 13, ASM2559414v2, whole genome shotgun sequence, the window TTGATTGCTTCTTTTCTTAACAGTCTACCATCATCGGAGTCATAACTCGCAAGTGTGACAATCATTTTTCAAATCCCATGTATCTCGTGCTTCACAGAAATCTTAATCACTTCATCCCATGGAGAAAACCTGATGATGACGGTACCCTTAAAAAAGCCTCATCCCGTATTTTTTATGATCGGAACTTTCTTCTCTGCTATGATCGAACTGGAGCTGTTTTGAGGAAGATAAGGGAACTTTTTATGGGATGCTCTGTATGAGATAGCGAAACGAAAAGAGCTCTTTCTAAATTAGATGGTATACGTTAAGCAATATGTTTCATTTAACCATCATCATTATCACAAAAGTTTTTTACAAGTTACAGAAGGAAGTTGACAGTtgtaatattcaaaatattgcaAGCATGATTACAATGACCACAATCATGGCTGCTAATGGCAACCCCCCACTCTCCATTACTCTCCAGAAATTGACTAGTGACATTCTAGAAAAAATGTTATTGACAGTGTAAATAACCAAGATACTGTCAATAACCAAGATACCGCTATACACAGAGGTGATGTGGTTATTTCTAAATAAAATGTTGACCGTTTTATCTGACAGGGGTGATCTACCAGCTACAAGCAAGCAGCAATGCATGTGGAAACGTCCTGTTGCTTCTCTTGTCGGTTAATTGTGTCAGCTACATGAGCGACCACTCCAGCCCCCGCATTATGAAACCAATGATTTTTCACCTGTTAATCGCCAGATAATAATGTTGaaagtttgaattaaatttaaaattttaatgaaaattaTTGCCCATGAATGTTAAGAATTTTTTTGGCTTGAGTTAATTGGAGATTTTTGGAATGCAATGCCTTACATATATagcaaatataaaaaatatggtCAATCAAACCTATTTTATTTCTCGATTCAATAGAAGCACAACGAGATGAATATGATCCCCATAACAAGAGTTGTAAGTTCATCTGTAATTCTTCGATTCCTCGTGGTCTACTTTCTGTTAGTAACTTTaggttttttatatttttgagttaattgcaaaattaattgaTTTGATTAATCTTGCGGGACTTTTGGAGTACAATTTGGAGTTTATTAATAGTGTGTTCATTTactcaatttatttataaaaatatattttacaaacACACTCAAATCTCACTCAAACAATCtcatgcatttcatattgttagctTTTCATGTGGTCTTCGTTAAGTTTTGGTGATAAAGTGAATGTACGTTTTCAGTTCGTCGGTATAATTACTTCGTGTTAAGTTGTTGTATGGTTTTTTCGTTGTATCATGAGAAAGAGTTGTTCGTCCTCATCCTCGAAGCACCTTCGGAAGGGACAAATTTGTTTTAAGAAACTGTACTTCGTACAAGCCTCAATTTGATATACTGGTTTCCTATTAATTTATATACTCGATATTTATATTTCCAGTTGCATATTGCTTTTGTTTAGTACTCTGTCTGTATCTATATGATCTTATTTTCATTTACTGCTCTATAATTGTTGGCATTTTGGCTAACAAATAATCATACAAGAACCCgagaataattcaaaaaaacataaaaaaatgatGGGTCATGCTTACATGGATATTATTGTGCGCAAAGAAGGGCCAAAATGCTGAATGAAAACTGACATCGACTTTCCACCATCCTATTCGTTGTAAACCATGTATAATCTCCTCTGTCATAAGAAAATTTCATTTCCATTAACTTAAGAAAATTACATGACTTGACAAAGCTGTCAGGTTCAGTTACTGCAGACTAATTAGTTACCTTCCATGAATTCATGATATTCAACTGTATTTTGTGTGCTTGGTTCATTTTGAGCGGCTTCCTTTTCTTTGGCTGCTTCCGGAGGGAACTTTGGTACATCGGACAAAACTGGTGGACAGTACTCCACGGATACAACATGTTTGTAGCCATCCAATGACCAACTAGGAGGCTGTCAAAGATAgagatgaaaataataaaaagtttcACCGAGATATGAACTTACCTAAGCTTTCAGATCATGTAATCGTTTCACAACTTAAAAGAAAATCAGAAACCCATAGAAATGCAACTACAGTATCCTTCACGGAAGTCTCCGTGTGTTGTTGAAAGCCTAACAAAAGTTGTAGGATGGTCTCAGCAAACAGACTCAGATTGATAAAAAGTTCCAACGCATTGGTGCGAGATGTTGAATTAACAAGCCCCAAttaactaaatattttaaaggtGAAGGGACCCTTGAGAAGGGTAGAGTATTATGtcgaaaattcaaaaaaaaaatttaaaaaaaggaaaagataCATGATTTCTCTGTGTGAATAGAATTTGAGTTGCTAAGGTTATGTTTGGATGAAAGTATTTGGATTTGTGGGAGGATTTCAAACGATTTGGAATGCATAAATTTCGAACGACTAGGTTAGAGAGtggattgaaattgaaattgaaacaaaaaatataCTTGTGCAGCACAAGAGTTTTCAACTCCCTCATCACATGGTTTTGAAATGACCGTTAGAGAGTGAATTTTTGAAACAAGATAATGTGCTCGACAACACAAGAGAATTCAAATCCTTCATTCTAATATTGTAATAAATGAATATAGTGGACTTGACTTGTAGATTTGAAATCAAATCGAGTCAAATTCTTTAATCCATATGCAACCTAAAGCTCTATCAGTATTCAAAGCTCAATATAACAAAACTTGGGGGAAAATGTTTCAATAAAACTATGGAATTACCTTGAGAAGTTCTATCTCCCTTCGTATGGATGATGTCCGCCAACCAACCATATCTGGTTTGagttaaaaaaattcaattatcTATAAAACAGAGAATCCAACAACTAACGGGAAAGTGTTTTAGTGCCAATTGAACAGCATTAAATTACTGGATACGGTCAAAAGAGACATTAGCATAAAGAACTTGACATCTGAAAGCACCAAGTGCTGATCTGCAAGGCCATCCACCATGATAAGTTTGAACAGAGCAAACATAGAAGTTTCTCAAAGAATGTTATATATGGCTGCAGGACTCACATGAATTTTCCATCTTCACAGTCCGATGTCATTTGTAACAAGAGAGGAGGTTTTTTGGGCTTCCCATCTGTAAGAAAGAGTTCGCTACCAGTTCTGCCAGCGAAAACGGGGGCTATTGGAACAGCTAGTTTCTCCAAGAAAGGCACACCCAGAATGGAAGCTGAATCATTGAAGATAATTAACAATCTGGAGGTCCGGTTCCAAACTACAACCAATGACAATCATTATAACACATTAATGTTCGCTTGAACACACATCGATTGTTTCCAAAAGTAAAACGCGGAGGCGGACCAGATAAATCTACTGTGAGATTCTACTTAAAACAACAGATTGGATTCACTATGAGGATACAATGATGTAGTGAACTTCAAAACGAAGAAATACGGGAAAAAAAGACACAAATATAAGGTAATAGAGGTGTTGCCAGGGTAATAAAATTTGTTGCTTCCAGCCCAGCAATTAAACCTTTATTTGAACCATGCAAAGTTTTGAAGTCTTTAGCAGTACAGCCACCAGTATCATAAGATTGATCAGAGGCGGCACTAGGCGAGCATAAAACACCAATTGCATATCTTGCGAATAGTCCACCAAGAGAATGGGCCAAAAAGGATATCCTTTTAAGGTTTTCTGTCTTCTTCACAATTAATGTGACCTGCTTATTTGGATAacgtgaaaaaaaaaacaaattgcaCTAAAACAATCTTCGTACATTATTGAAGTTAGAGATATATTATGAACACCACCAGGACCAAACACCTAAAGACAAGGGTAGCAGCCAGAGGGTTGTGAAAATGGATACTAGATCAAACGTCAGCTGTTCAAAGCTTATGCTAAGCTGGCCTACAATAAGGCCTACGAAGGACTCATTCAAAAGCTTACTTCATCTGCCAGTCTTTTTGCAGCTCCATCAATACCAGTGAATGTCTTGGTGTACATATTACACGAACTTGCTGCACATGAGaagacaatttaattaaataaaatgaatgcTTAAGAATACATTGGTATTCATGCCAGTCTATGAAAGAATATTTTATTAGAGCAAACACTATACCATATATCAAAAATTTCTTTCCTAACCTCATCTTCAACTCTGCTTCAAAATAAGTCCAATCACTCGGGCTGCAATTTTCCAAAACCTTAGCCGAGGTCAATAATTAGCATGCACATTAATATAAATCATACACTAAACCAAATTtctcaagtttttttttttgcttctgAAAATAATCAATGAATTCTCTGGAGTATAAGAATCAAGGAAATAATGAGAATCAACAAAGTTTTTTCATCCTCTTTCTCTGTTATAAAAGGAACAGAAGCTAGTGGTATGAGTAGAAGTATTTGAATGCCAACAAAGAAAAATCTAGACAAACTTGCATAACTGAGCTCAAAagttaattttttatgttagcATAAACAATAAGCCACAAAGGCGGGACGTGGAAGGTGAAAATGAAGTCAGAATCTGTCATAGTTACTGTTATGCCCTTGActcaaatttaaaaatgaacCAGCACCACTTTAAAAATGAACCAGCACCGCCCATGAGAACGGAACCAATTGTGCTTTATATAACACCGAAGGATTGCATGGTAATATGAGAGAATCCTCACTGAAATTTAAGGATGAATTAGACCAAGCAATAGAATCTTCAAACGCTCTACACCAAGATTACCGACAATAGCAACTGATAGGTTGATATTACATGTACTTTAGAAGCTACAACCTTTTTTAGTGTACAAAAATATTGATACCTTCCCAAGATACCAtgaacaagaacaagaagatgATCAGGCTGATCTTCCATTTTTACAATGCACCTAGGAGATGCAAGATTTCCCTGAGTTGTACTAATGGCGTGAGCCCTCAGGCTATTTTTTATACCTGCAACGTTGAGGGTAATGTTTGAAggtaaaaaaaaagaagataaatAAGCTCTTAAATAAGAAATATACTGAATAATAATGAAACTCTATAAACTACAACCTAGTTGATTATCAAAACAATATAACTAGTAGCGAGCATGATTTATAAATTAGTCGAAGTGGATACTAAATTAGGGTGAAAGATTGAACTTAAACAAAGATAAACTAGAATTTCATGTAATAAGATGCTTTTCTCACGGTACGCGGAGCTGGGTTTGATTGgacttcattcaaaataatcaaGTATGATAATAAATGTATCGGGTCAGTCAGGGTACAGAAGTCACAGCTTAAAGAAAAACTTCAATATGCTTGCCTATTTTAAAAAGCAGTAGTAGTTTTAAAGTTTGTATGCAGTAGCATGAATGAATTTTTTCTCTTATTTATAAAGAATACACTTAGGCAGAGATAAAAGACTCATTAGAAGTAGTCCATGCAAATATTACTTCAGTTCATTCAAGTTCAAATCTATCAAACAACACAAGCCCGATTCATATGATTGCAGGTCTAGCCCATCACATATTAGAGAAGGTCCGAGTGCACGAGTTCAAGAAACACAAAGGATCCCTTCCGGTCGGTTAGAGGGAATATTTGTTCTGCCATTTTCTTGTTGTAACAACACATCAGAAATAATagattttctttttcattttattAGATTTATTTGCAGTACATATAGAGAACAGATTATGTTCTTGTATTCATTCGATGAATGAATCAATTTTCCCTCATGAATTCATTTCTTTAACTAGTAGAAGCCACTTTTCCTGGCTTCAGTAAaagttctttttttaaaaaaatatcaaaaaaataaaagcgCCTTCTTAAGAACCTCTTATATTAGCTTCTCCTATAAAagacgatttttttaaaaaaaaaaaaacttttattcaAATGCAATCTTGATGCAAGAAGAAGAATGGAAGGAGAGGAG includes:
- the LOC142522056 gene encoding uncharacterized protein LOC142522056, with protein sequence IVKCNGKTQRINFLGKKRNNSQLSSSYSSNPCSACCPSTNSSYPNCSYRCPGHVCNSTTFSGIKNSLRAHAISTTQGNLASPRCIVKMEDQPDHLLVLVHGILGSPSDWTYFEAELKMRLGKKFLIYASSCNMYTKTFTGIDGAAKRLADEVTLIVKKTENLKRISFLAHSLGGLFARYAIGVLCSPSAASDQSYDTGGCTAKDFKTLHGSNKGLIAGLEATNFITLATPLLPYICVFFSPSILGVPFLEKLAVPIAPVFAGRTGSELFLTDGKPKKPPLLLQMTSDCEDGKFISALGAFRCQVLYANVSFDHMVGWRTSSIRREIELLKPPSWSLDGYKHVVSVEYCPPVLSDVPKFPPEAAKEKEAAQNEPSTQNTVEYHEFMEEEIIHGLQRIGWWKVDVSFHSAFWPFFAHNNIHVKNHWFHNAGAGVVAHVADTINRQEKQQDVSTCIAACL